The following coding sequences are from one Pseudonocardia sp. EC080619-01 window:
- a CDS encoding TAXI family TRAP transporter solute-binding subunit, translating to MTMASGRPLTRRSVLFLLASGLVSSCHAAETTGRIRFATIAGEAPQYRLGDALAREWRIGSGVEVDVVRGPGSASTMNHLRSGTADVAIATVDSAMAELERSPGFALRALARLHDDVVHAVVPAESALREIADLGGRRISVEDTSSGIRALAPRILEFAGIDPAEEPAREEGLQRSIVSLERREIDAFLWAGAVPTFPIVEASRRYPVRLLDLERLVPIFRQHFPLYSATVVPRGIYAGTTGPIDTVAVRNLLLVREDFPEELAYALTLTTMNRRADLVRAAPVARAIDPMIAIMTLPVPLHRGAERAYRALKNMS from the coding sequence ATGACCATGGCGAGTGGCCGGCCCCTGACGCGGCGCAGCGTCCTTTTCCTGCTCGCATCCGGACTGGTGAGTTCCTGTCATGCGGCAGAGACGACCGGAAGGATCCGTTTCGCCACGATCGCGGGAGAAGCACCGCAGTATCGGCTCGGCGATGCACTGGCCCGCGAATGGAGGATCGGCAGTGGCGTCGAGGTCGACGTGGTCCGTGGACCGGGTTCGGCGAGCACGATGAACCACCTGCGCAGTGGCACCGCCGACGTCGCGATCGCGACGGTGGACAGCGCCATGGCCGAGCTGGAGCGATCGCCCGGATTCGCGTTGCGGGCGCTGGCGCGTCTTCACGACGACGTCGTCCACGCCGTCGTGCCGGCGGAGTCGGCCCTGCGGGAGATCGCGGACCTGGGCGGCCGCCGCATCTCCGTCGAGGACACGTCGTCCGGGATACGGGCGCTCGCACCGCGCATCCTGGAGTTCGCCGGCATCGATCCCGCGGAGGAGCCGGCGCGCGAGGAGGGACTCCAGCGATCGATCGTCTCGCTGGAGCGCCGGGAGATCGACGCGTTCCTGTGGGCGGGAGCGGTCCCGACCTTCCCCATCGTCGAGGCATCCCGCCGGTACCCGGTCAGGCTGCTCGATCTGGAGCGTCTGGTGCCGATCTTCCGGCAGCACTTCCCGCTGTACTCGGCGACCGTGGTCCCGCGCGGGATCTATGCCGGAACCACCGGCCCCATCGACACGGTGGCGGTGCGGAACCTGCTGCTCGTGCGGGAGGACTTTCCTGAGGAGCTGGCGTACGCGCTGACCTTGACGACCATGAACCGGCGGGCCGATCTGGTACGGGCAGCACCCGTCGCCCGTGCGATCGACCCCATGATCGCGATCATGACGCTGCCCGTTCCCCTGCACCGGGGCGCGGAGCGCGCGTATCGAGCGCT
- a CDS encoding HAMP domain-containing sensor histidine kinase → MRVRMVTVLMAAVVIAIVALGGPLALLSNFWAEQQLRNDRLSDTSWFAALAERPLVETAYTDLRAHAAQYHHLYGITVLLVDTSQEILMAPDRLSDADRSELLRNESITSAALAGRPAQSKDITWPWTSRPLIVAVPVIAEGRILGAAVTISPTRPMRVLVATRWALFGLGAVVLAGLALLTAVRLGTWILQPVRRLEARMADATRDIEIGRTAVPLGSPEGPPELVGLERSFDHLQKRLACLLERQSAFATDASHQLRNPLTALRIRLLAVTVKVDRGLQEELGSALREVHRLSELVDGMLALAKAENRPARTRHCRLRAVIDSRTEAWSPLAELESVRLVVHDTVDGHALASPDDVETVLDVVIDNALRFAPPTTDIELSVVAADPDTLEVRVRDHGPGLPADDHGKAVQRFWRGPGQDPLSGTGLGLPIAASLAHRNNGRLTLRSPREGNGVEAVLTLLRTSHSSRG, encoded by the coding sequence ATGCGGGTACGCATGGTGACGGTGCTCATGGCCGCCGTCGTGATCGCCATCGTCGCGCTGGGAGGGCCGCTCGCGCTTTTGTCGAACTTCTGGGCGGAACAGCAGCTGCGGAACGACCGGCTGTCGGACACGAGCTGGTTCGCCGCCCTCGCGGAACGCCCTCTCGTGGAGACGGCGTACACCGATCTCCGGGCTCACGCGGCGCAGTACCACCACCTGTACGGGATCACCGTGCTCCTCGTCGACACGTCACAGGAGATCCTGATGGCGCCGGACCGGCTGAGCGACGCGGATCGTTCGGAGCTCCTGAGGAACGAGTCGATCACCTCTGCCGCGCTCGCCGGGCGGCCCGCGCAGTCGAAGGACATCACGTGGCCGTGGACGTCACGCCCGCTCATCGTCGCGGTTCCCGTCATCGCCGAGGGGCGCATCCTCGGCGCGGCCGTCACGATCTCGCCCACCCGCCCCATGCGCGTGCTCGTCGCCACCCGGTGGGCACTGTTCGGTCTGGGGGCCGTCGTCCTGGCCGGCCTCGCGTTGCTGACGGCCGTCCGGCTCGGGACGTGGATCCTGCAGCCCGTCAGGCGTCTCGAAGCGCGCATGGCCGACGCGACGAGGGACATCGAGATCGGGCGCACGGCGGTACCGCTCGGTTCTCCGGAGGGTCCGCCGGAACTCGTCGGGCTGGAGAGATCCTTCGACCACCTCCAGAAGCGGCTGGCGTGCCTCCTGGAGCGTCAGAGCGCCTTCGCCACGGATGCGAGCCACCAGCTGCGGAACCCGCTCACCGCGCTGCGGATCCGGCTCCTGGCGGTGACCGTGAAGGTGGATCGGGGGCTCCAGGAGGAGCTCGGTTCTGCGCTGCGGGAGGTGCACCGCCTCTCCGAGCTCGTCGACGGCATGCTCGCGCTGGCGAAGGCGGAGAACCGGCCGGCGCGGACCCGGCACTGCCGTCTCCGCGCGGTGATCGACAGCCGGACCGAGGCGTGGAGCCCGCTCGCCGAGCTGGAGTCCGTCCGCCTGGTCGTCCACGACACGGTCGACGGCCATGCCCTGGCCAGTCCCGACGACGTCGAGACCGTGCTGGACGTCGTCATCGACAACGCGCTCCGCTTCGCGCCCCCGACGACGGACATCGAGCTGTCGGTCGTCGCCGCCGACCCCGACACCCTCGAGGTGCGCGTCCGCGACCACGGGCCTGGGCTCCCGGCCGACGACCACGGCAAGGCGGTCCAACGATTCTGGCGCGGACCCGGCCAGGATCCGCTCTCCGGAACCGGCCTCGGCCTTCCCATTGCCGCCAGCCTCGCCCATCGGAACAATGGGCGACTGACCCTTCGGTCCCCGCGCGAGGGAAACGGCGTGGAAGCCGTGCTGACTCTTCTGCGCACATCACATTCCTCCCGAGGATGA
- a CDS encoding response regulator transcription factor translates to MRVLLVEDDDGVASAVGAAFDAHAILYDRVSRGSDAFAFVAFCDVVVLDLGLPDVDGIELCRQLRQCRLVPVVITTARGDVEDRILGLDSGAVDYIVKPFHVDELLARLRATLRPRPALRSRSSVVVAGDVEIDLASYRVFVGGDEVLLGTKELQLLVAIAEADGSVCTRRRLIAQIWGRWWSGADRTLDTNIATLRRKLGRTCVIETIRGVGYRLAVTTDRSRRPE, encoded by the coding sequence ATGCGCGTGCTGCTGGTGGAGGACGACGACGGAGTTGCTTCCGCCGTGGGCGCTGCTTTCGACGCGCACGCGATCCTCTACGACCGTGTGTCACGGGGTTCCGATGCATTCGCATTCGTCGCATTCTGTGACGTGGTGGTGCTCGACCTGGGACTGCCCGATGTGGACGGGATCGAACTCTGCCGGCAGTTGCGTCAGTGCCGGCTGGTCCCGGTCGTCATCACGACGGCCAGGGGAGACGTGGAGGACCGGATCCTGGGTCTGGACTCCGGGGCCGTCGACTACATCGTGAAGCCGTTCCACGTGGACGAGCTGCTCGCGCGGCTGCGCGCGACGCTCCGTCCCCGGCCGGCCCTGCGGTCCCGGTCGTCGGTCGTCGTCGCTGGCGACGTCGAGATCGACCTGGCGTCGTACCGGGTGTTCGTCGGCGGTGACGAGGTCCTCCTGGGCACCAAGGAGCTGCAGCTGCTCGTCGCGATCGCCGAGGCGGACGGGTCGGTGTGCACCCGTCGCCGCCTCATCGCCCAGATCTGGGGCCGCTGGTGGTCCGGCGCCGACAGGACGCTGGACACCAACATCGCGACGTTGCGCCGCAAGCTGGGACGGACCTGCGTGATCGAGACGATCCGCGGGGTCGGGTACCGCCTCGCGGTGACGACCGATCGATCGCGGCGACCGGAGTAG
- a CDS encoding YoaK family protein has product MNGFDLPERAPRLLGVVTILLAATAGSLDAVTFFAFDGVFAGAMTGNFVHLGLVLGHGNWAAVSSPMCALGGYVIGLGLGTVVVGLALRRLPWRHAVCVALAGELLALVLVGLGWWTLSSLGHQPLHVAVLVSGGALAMGLQAAAFRHVGPIGTPTNYMTGVVTNWVSSMVDVDRPRWDGNAGLRILTVVAGAAVGALVHGVAPALAYLLPVVMVAAAVLAMAGVAHTDHRSRTGDGSDARHPACRAAAGGAPLPV; this is encoded by the coding sequence ATGAACGGTTTCGACCTCCCGGAACGCGCCCCTCGACTTCTCGGTGTCGTCACGATCCTGCTGGCAGCGACGGCAGGATCACTGGACGCCGTCACGTTCTTCGCCTTCGACGGCGTGTTCGCCGGTGCGATGACGGGGAACTTCGTCCATCTCGGCCTCGTCCTGGGGCACGGGAACTGGGCGGCCGTGTCGTCGCCGATGTGTGCGCTCGGCGGTTACGTCATCGGGCTCGGCCTGGGGACCGTCGTCGTGGGCCTCGCTCTGCGCAGGCTGCCGTGGCGTCACGCGGTGTGCGTCGCCCTGGCGGGAGAGCTCCTGGCCCTGGTCCTGGTCGGACTCGGATGGTGGACGCTGTCGTCCCTCGGACACCAGCCCCTCCACGTCGCCGTGCTCGTGTCCGGGGGCGCGCTCGCGATGGGCCTGCAGGCCGCGGCGTTCCGCCACGTCGGTCCGATCGGGACCCCCACCAACTACATGACCGGGGTGGTGACGAACTGGGTGTCCTCGATGGTGGACGTCGACCGGCCTCGCTGGGACGGCAACGCCGGGCTGCGCATCCTCACCGTCGTGGCCGGGGCCGCGGTCGGTGCGCTCGTCCACGGTGTCGCTCCGGCGCTGGCCTACCTCCTCCCCGTCGTGATGGTGGCGGCGGCGGTCCTGGCCATGGCCGGCGTGGCCCACACCGACCACCGGAGCCGTACCGGCGACGGATCGGACGCCCGGCACCCGGCGTGCCGGGCGGCAGCCGGGGGCGCCCCGCTCCCTGTGTGA
- a CDS encoding alpha/beta fold hydrolase — protein MTTFVLVHGGFVGGWFWDDVALRLEKSGHRVEVVEQLPSAGPDPAALGDLADDVEVVTELVERTGDDVVLVGHSYGGMVVTELADHPRVVHSVYVCAAWPARDQSMMDLLTRGGPPPGWVAPYEDGTLRATDDLELLRQVLCADVEKVQAEAGLRRMMPQSISSAVSVSSAPERTHPTTYVVTEQDEALPPEQQEEMASAADHVERLPSSHHPTASMPDQLAVILGRVH, from the coding sequence ATGACCACCTTCGTCCTGGTGCACGGCGGATTCGTCGGTGGATGGTTCTGGGACGACGTCGCCCTGCGGCTGGAGAAGTCGGGACACCGCGTCGAGGTGGTCGAGCAGCTCCCCAGCGCCGGGCCCGATCCGGCCGCCCTCGGTGACCTGGCCGACGACGTGGAGGTCGTCACCGAGCTGGTCGAGCGCACCGGCGACGATGTCGTCCTCGTCGGGCACTCCTACGGCGGGATGGTCGTCACCGAGCTGGCCGACCATCCGCGCGTCGTCCACTCCGTCTACGTCTGCGCCGCGTGGCCCGCACGCGACCAGTCGATGATGGACCTGCTCACCCGTGGGGGCCCGCCGCCGGGCTGGGTCGCCCCGTACGAGGACGGGACCCTCCGTGCGACGGACGACCTCGAGCTCCTCCGTCAGGTGCTGTGCGCCGACGTCGAGAAGGTCCAGGCCGAGGCGGGCCTGCGCCGGATGATGCCGCAGTCGATCTCCAGTGCCGTGTCGGTCAGCTCCGCGCCGGAGCGCACGCACCCGACCACGTACGTCGTCACCGAGCAGGACGAGGCATTGCCGCCGGAGCAGCAGGAGGAGATGGCGTCCGCGGCCGACCACGTCGAACGGCTGCCGTCCTCCCACCACCCGACGGCCTCGATGCCCGACCAGCTGGCGGTGATCCTCGGCCGGGTGCACTGA
- a CDS encoding AraC family transcriptional regulator translates to MAESGPAVRRLRLETRDVETGHDLLRQLYSDHTPRLSGNVEDYRFRYLANDLDSFGIDRMDHSLLVHADLEPYHLLLAVIMRHGRMTVSSGGATEQVGTGDLLLMAPHRPISYVLDNMDVLPVRLDRADTCAVAEDLTGVEATRVRFAMSRPLGPAQVRYWKRAVAHVTRNVLAHDELARQPLIRAEAFRLLASALITTFPNNALGALGERAAPGTFTATPAVLRRAVEFIDANAHRDIGLAEVARAARIGPRGLQHLFRRHRDQTPLEYLRRVRLEGAHGDLVLAVPGDGDTVAAIAARWGFAHAGRFAVEYRRVYGRSPGQTLRS, encoded by the coding sequence ATGGCGGAGAGCGGTCCGGCCGTACGTCGGCTCCGGCTGGAGACCCGCGACGTCGAGACGGGCCACGACCTCCTTCGACAGCTCTACTCCGACCACACCCCGCGGCTGTCCGGCAACGTCGAGGACTACCGGTTCCGTTACCTCGCCAACGATCTCGACAGCTTCGGGATCGACCGGATGGACCACTCCCTGCTGGTGCACGCGGACCTGGAGCCCTACCACCTGCTGTTGGCCGTCATCATGAGGCACGGACGGATGACGGTGAGCTCGGGCGGCGCCACCGAACAGGTGGGCACCGGGGACCTGCTCCTGATGGCGCCGCACCGTCCGATCAGCTACGTCCTGGACAACATGGACGTCCTCCCGGTCCGGCTCGACCGGGCCGACACCTGTGCCGTCGCCGAGGACCTCACCGGCGTCGAGGCCACCCGCGTCCGCTTCGCCATGTCCCGTCCGCTCGGCCCGGCCCAGGTCCGCTACTGGAAACGCGCCGTCGCCCACGTCACCCGGAACGTCCTGGCCCACGACGAGCTCGCCCGCCAGCCGCTGATCCGTGCCGAGGCGTTCCGGCTCCTGGCGAGCGCGCTGATCACGACCTTCCCGAACAACGCGCTCGGCGCGCTCGGCGAGCGGGCGGCCCCGGGAACGTTCACCGCGACACCGGCCGTCCTGCGCAGGGCCGTGGAGTTCATCGATGCCAACGCCCACCGCGACATCGGACTCGCCGAGGTCGCGCGGGCGGCGCGCATCGGTCCGCGCGGGCTCCAGCACCTCTTCCGCCGCCACCGGGACCAGACCCCGCTGGAGTACCTGCGCCGGGTCCGTCTGGAGGGGGCGCACGGCGACCTGGTCCTCGCCGTCCCCGGCGACGGCGACACGGTCGCCGCGATCGCGGCCCGCTGGGGCTTCGCCCACGCCGGGCGGTTCGCCGTCGAGTACCGGCGGGTCTACGGGCGCTCACCCGGTCAGACGCTGCGCTCCTGA
- a CDS encoding antibiotic biosynthesis monooxygenase, translating to MSAPHRLLASTPEPPYVAVIFSSVRTEGDNGYEAMARSMLTLASEQPGFLGAEDAREDVGITVSYWQDEAAARAWKQVAAHLVAQRRGRDVWYSDYRVRVAQVVREYGPE from the coding sequence GTGAGTGCCCCGCACCGCCTGCTGGCGTCGACACCCGAGCCGCCGTACGTCGCCGTCATCTTCTCGTCCGTCCGGACGGAGGGGGACAACGGCTACGAGGCCATGGCCCGGTCCATGCTGACCCTCGCGTCGGAGCAGCCGGGCTTCCTCGGAGCCGAGGACGCCCGCGAGGACGTCGGCATCACGGTCTCCTACTGGCAGGACGAGGCGGCTGCCCGGGCGTGGAAGCAGGTCGCCGCCCATCTCGTCGCACAGCGGCGTGGCCGCGACGTCTGGTACTCCGACTACCGCGTGCGAGTCGCGCAGGTCGTCCGCGAGTACGGGCCGGAGTAG
- a CDS encoding serine hydrolase, translating to MESTRGARAGSMSVLLPVVCALLAAGCSAAPARSSDGPCPPVESDVGTVDGWLGYVAAHPEDVALVADDGRGTSLVHRSEAVHPMASASKALNTVAYARAVARGVVSPDEPVRVGDWERWAVRGSGEDAHAMALDHVGIPRQGFWARDPDQTVTLDQVVEQMMIWSDNAAPDFLRDRLGDRALTDAAEAVGWRDGELPSTTGLTVLFFAPELMPSSTDRAARRAVEWQLARRYASEPAFRADVDSRPVPAGVDEPAFVDGGPGGTAGQLAALWSAVGHGTFEGADIARRLTEQDPDPGPGLIGVGVKGGSTPGVLARGTEVRRDDGTVGVAVLLVRRRSPEDTAAVARSSQAFGDVVQAMAQDPALLEQLRCRLPQT from the coding sequence GTGGAATCGACGCGCGGGGCCCGGGCCGGATCGATGTCCGTCCTGCTCCCGGTCGTGTGCGCGCTGCTCGCCGCAGGATGCAGCGCCGCCCCGGCCCGGTCCTCCGACGGACCGTGTCCGCCGGTCGAGTCGGATGTCGGGACGGTGGACGGCTGGCTGGGGTACGTCGCCGCCCATCCCGAGGACGTCGCGCTGGTCGCCGACGACGGCCGCGGCACGAGCCTGGTGCACCGGTCCGAGGCGGTGCACCCCATGGCCTCGGCGAGCAAGGCACTGAACACGGTGGCCTACGCCCGTGCCGTCGCCCGGGGTGTCGTGTCCCCGGACGAGCCCGTCCGCGTCGGGGACTGGGAACGCTGGGCAGTCCGGGGGAGCGGGGAGGACGCCCACGCGATGGCTCTCGACCACGTGGGAATCCCCAGGCAGGGGTTCTGGGCACGCGATCCGGACCAGACCGTCACCCTCGATCAGGTTGTCGAGCAGATGATGATCTGGAGCGACAACGCCGCCCCCGACTTCCTGCGGGACCGGCTCGGTGACCGGGCCCTGACCGACGCCGCGGAGGCGGTCGGCTGGCGCGACGGCGAGCTCCCGAGCACGACCGGCCTCACCGTGTTGTTCTTCGCCCCGGAGCTGATGCCCTCCTCGACCGACCGGGCCGCGCGACGCGCCGTCGAATGGCAGCTCGCCCGTCGCTACGCCTCCGAACCCGCGTTCCGCGCCGATGTGGACTCCCGGCCGGTACCCGCCGGCGTCGACGAACCCGCGTTCGTCGACGGAGGACCGGGTGGGACCGCCGGGCAGCTCGCTGCGCTCTGGAGCGCCGTCGGCCACGGGACGTTCGAGGGCGCCGACATCGCCCGGCGGCTGACCGAGCAGGACCCGGACCCCGGTCCCGGCCTGATCGGCGTCGGGGTGAAGGGCGGGAGCACGCCGGGCGTTCTCGCTCGCGGGACCGAGGTCCGTCGCGACGACGGCACGGTAGGGGTCGCCGTGCTCCTGGTGCGGCGGAGGAGCCCCGAGGACACCGCCGCGGTCGCCCGGTCCAGCCAGGCGTTCGGGGACGTCGTGCAGGCCATGGCCCAGGATCCGGCGCTGCTCGAACAGCTGCGCTGCCGGCTGCCTCAGACCTAG
- a CDS encoding SRPBCC family protein encodes MKYTVSIEIALPREKVAQLLADPAHIPKWLRGVVLHEPLNGMHGQVGTESRVVMQMGQQTMECTETITRREPTNLDAIPRDGVVRFDREIVADGMWNAARERLSEAGPGTTLWESENEYRFSSVLMRLAGPFMGGVFRKQSRQHMLDFKAFAEQGTDVREAEA; translated from the coding sequence ATGAAGTACACCGTCTCGATCGAGATCGCCCTGCCGCGGGAGAAGGTCGCCCAGCTGCTCGCCGACCCGGCCCACATACCGAAGTGGCTGCGCGGGGTGGTGCTGCACGAGCCGCTGAACGGGATGCACGGGCAGGTCGGCACCGAGTCGCGCGTCGTCATGCAGATGGGGCAGCAGACGATGGAGTGCACCGAGACCATCACGCGCCGGGAACCGACGAACCTGGACGCGATCCCCCGGGATGGCGTCGTCCGCTTCGACCGCGAGATCGTCGCCGACGGCATGTGGAACGCCGCGCGTGAACGCCTGAGCGAGGCCGGTCCGGGCACGACGCTCTGGGAGAGCGAGAACGAGTACCGGTTCAGCAGCGTGCTGATGCGACTGGCGGGGCCGTTCATGGGCGGTGTCTTCCGCAAGCAGTCCCGGCAGCACATGCTCGACTTCAAGGCGTTCGCCGAGCAGGGGACGGACGTCCGCGAAGCGGAGGCCTGA
- a CDS encoding N-acetyltransferase, with product MSAITVRPFRRSDRDQLTDLIHSHAHAAIPGTPVTVNAVLSQLEHEPDEFIVDTWVRERATVVGEQRGRITAAAHVVRYGGTTDVAADLRDSGELRWLLQWPDASYWPDAHLAGRAVADAAVAVLRSWNVRSVLADFALPAPGLTGVPEQWPHVVRLLDELGFESRRSEQVLLADVATPPDSTRDDLTIRRTLGECGTRFTALTAEQELRYVEVDTTLAGPGRVAAPVGWADVGNLRVAEDSRWQGVGTTLVAAAAHWLRLARVDRLLAYAEPDESELVAFLRRCGFQVVTTCHRGWVQTGDVRRRTRDQ from the coding sequence ATGTCTGCAATCACCGTGCGACCGTTCCGGCGAAGCGACCGCGACCAGCTCACGGACCTGATCCACAGCCACGCCCACGCCGCGATACCCGGGACGCCCGTCACCGTCAACGCCGTACTGAGCCAGCTCGAGCACGAGCCGGACGAGTTCATCGTGGACACCTGGGTCCGTGAACGTGCCACCGTGGTCGGCGAGCAGCGTGGCCGGATCACTGCCGCGGCCCACGTGGTCCGCTACGGCGGCACCACCGACGTCGCCGCGGACCTACGCGATTCCGGTGAGCTGCGCTGGCTGCTCCAATGGCCCGACGCGTCCTACTGGCCCGACGCCCACCTGGCCGGCCGCGCCGTGGCCGATGCAGCAGTAGCTGTCCTCCGTTCCTGGAACGTCCGCTCGGTGCTCGCCGACTTCGCACTCCCGGCTCCCGGGCTGACCGGCGTGCCCGAACAGTGGCCCCACGTCGTCCGGCTGCTCGACGAGCTCGGGTTCGAGAGCCGTCGAAGCGAACAGGTGCTCCTCGCCGACGTCGCAACACCTCCCGACAGCACTCGGGACGACCTCACGATCCGGCGGACCCTCGGCGAGTGCGGTACCCGATTCACCGCTCTCACCGCAGAGCAGGAGCTGAGATACGTCGAGGTCGACACGACGCTCGCCGGCCCGGGCCGGGTGGCAGCACCCGTCGGATGGGCCGATGTCGGGAACCTCCGTGTCGCCGAGGACAGCCGCTGGCAGGGCGTCGGGACCACGCTCGTCGCGGCTGCTGCGCACTGGCTCCGGCTCGCTCGTGTCGATCGACTGCTTGCGTACGCGGAGCCTGACGAGTCCGAACTCGTCGCGTTCCTCCGGCGGTGCGGATTCCAGGTCGTGACGACCTGCCACCGGGGATGGGTACAAACCGGTGATGTTCGCCGAAGGACTCGTGATCAGTAG
- a CDS encoding transcriptional regulator, which produces MPPVQPPGFSELVHAPTRLSLLSLLSATDRIEFGLLRDGLALSDSALSKQLGILEEAGLVALERDGVGRGKRVRVRMTDRGRRTFDDHVAALQVIVRRGAPGTPSQSTSAS; this is translated from the coding sequence GTGCCACCCGTCCAGCCACCCGGGTTCAGCGAGTTGGTGCACGCCCCGACCCGGCTGTCGCTGCTGTCGCTGCTCTCGGCCACCGACCGGATCGAGTTCGGGCTGCTTCGCGACGGCCTGGCGCTGTCGGACTCGGCCTTGTCCAAGCAGCTGGGCATCCTGGAGGAGGCCGGGCTGGTGGCGTTGGAGCGCGACGGTGTGGGGCGCGGGAAGCGGGTGCGTGTGCGCATGACCGACCGTGGTCGGCGGACCTTCGACGACCACGTCGCCGCGCTGCAGGTCATCGTGCGCCGCGGCGCCCCCGGCACTCCCTCACAGTCCACGTCCGCGAGCTGA
- a CDS encoding helix-turn-helix domain-containing protein, translated as MTVVEQRYRAVLAVEQGEPRYQVAAQFGVSRQTTTPGSPATAWTSWPRAHTANARSESRSAQPFVLRHQVPIDSRSGDTTSAVACTAV; from the coding sequence ATGACCGTGGTCGAGCAGCGCTACCGCGCCGTGCTGGCCGTCGAGCAAGGCGAACCGCGCTATCAGGTCGCAGCCCAGTTCGGCGTCTCGCGCCAGACCACCACACCTGGATCACCGGCGACCGCGTGGACGAGTTGGCCGCGTGCCCACACCGCGAACGCTCGGAGCGAGTCGCGAAGCGCGCAGCCGTTCGTGCTCCGCCATCAGGTCCCGATCGACTCCCGGTCGGGGGACACGACGTCGGCTGTGGCCTGCACCGCCGTCTAG
- a CDS encoding superoxide dismutase family protein, with translation MNVRTSARVALLGATALLVVACGGGGQTGQGDAAAVEQNVQVSATTAEGGDGPAYTYDTALVPAGATLEVSSGNDGGSTTTTLRVSGLVPNRAYGSHAHTMPCGPDAGDAAGPHYQLSQDPVTPSVDPAYANPQNEIWLDFTTDAEGNAEATSTVPWTFPDDRRAASVVVHEEPTATHAGHAGTAGGRPACVTVEF, from the coding sequence ATGAACGTCCGTACCTCCGCCAGGGTCGCGCTGCTCGGCGCGACCGCGCTCCTCGTCGTCGCCTGTGGCGGGGGTGGGCAGACCGGCCAGGGCGACGCCGCCGCCGTCGAGCAGAACGTCCAGGTGTCCGCGACCACGGCCGAGGGCGGCGACGGCCCGGCCTACACCTACGACACCGCGCTCGTCCCGGCCGGCGCGACCCTCGAGGTCAGCAGCGGCAACGACGGCGGTTCCACCACGACGACGCTGCGGGTGAGCGGGCTCGTCCCGAACCGTGCCTACGGCTCGCACGCGCACACGATGCCGTGCGGACCCGACGCCGGCGACGCCGCCGGGCCGCACTACCAGCTCTCCCAGGACCCGGTGACCCCGAGCGTCGACCCGGCCTACGCGAACCCGCAGAACGAGATCTGGCTGGACTTCACGACCGACGCCGAGGGCAACGCCGAGGCGACCAGCACCGTCCCGTGGACGTTCCCGGACGACCGGCGGGCGGCGTCCGTCGTCGTCCACGAGGAGCCCACCGCGACGCACGCCGGGCACGCCGGTACCGCGGGTGGCCGTCCGGCCTGTGTGACCGTCGAGTTCTGA